A window from Methanomassiliicoccus sp. encodes these proteins:
- a CDS encoding RDD family protein: MHTGFDILESSSALRRHWLRRFVAGFVDITLIFVPIYFALHYWNVTNTTVVAGLSAGMGWFLYAGFMEGRFGRTVGKALVRQKVVSMGERRTYRQTFIRSIPKLFWYIFLPFDVAVGLATEGDPRKRWSDTLARTLVIAYYPTVPRSRKVPQARPRMQRKDDFDL; this comes from the coding sequence ATGCACACAGGTTTCGATATACTGGAAAGCAGCAGTGCTCTCCGGCGCCATTGGCTGCGCCGGTTCGTGGCCGGGTTCGTGGACATCACGCTGATCTTCGTGCCAATCTACTTCGCGCTCCATTACTGGAACGTGACCAACACGACCGTCGTCGCCGGGCTCAGCGCCGGCATGGGGTGGTTCCTGTACGCCGGGTTCATGGAGGGCCGCTTCGGCCGCACCGTCGGAAAGGCCTTGGTGCGCCAGAAGGTCGTCTCCATGGGCGAGCGGCGAACCTACCGGCAGACCTTCATTCGGTCGATACCGAAGCTGTTCTGGTACATCTTCCTCCCGTTCGACGTCGCGGTGGGGCTAGCTACCGAGGGAGACCCGCGCAAACGGTGGTCAGACACCCTCGCTCGAACGCTGGTCATCGCCTACTATCCGACGGTCCCCCGCAGCCGGAAGGTCCCCCAGGCCAGGCCTCGCATGCAGCGGAAGGACGATTTCGACCTCTGA
- a CDS encoding arsenate reductase ArsC, translating to MKMVGQDMDSPGPLRRVLFVCCHNSARSQMAEAILNARYGSRFEAFSAGTEPSPQVDPLAVKAMHEIGLDISGKRTKSVDEFIRDRMEFDYVVTTCYEARQFCPYIPAPEQVHARFDNPHNPAEGEDQLDAMRRVRDQIVDWVVRFFGPRTTLLELEKEKEG from the coding sequence ATGAAGATGGTAGGACAGGACATGGATTCCCCGGGGCCGCTCAGGCGCGTCCTCTTCGTATGCTGCCACAACTCCGCCCGGTCGCAGATGGCCGAGGCCATCCTGAACGCGCGCTATGGCTCCCGGTTCGAGGCGTTCTCCGCCGGCACCGAGCCGTCGCCCCAGGTGGACCCTCTAGCCGTTAAGGCGATGCACGAGATAGGACTGGACATATCTGGGAAGCGGACCAAGAGCGTGGACGAGTTCATCCGCGACCGCATGGAATTCGACTACGTGGTCACCACGTGTTATGAAGCAAGGCAGTTCTGCCCATACATTCCGGCTCCGGAGCAGGTCCACGCCCGCTTCGACAACCCCCATAACCCCGCAGAGGGCGAGGACCAGCTGGACGCGATGCGCCGGGTGCGGGATCAGATAGTCGACTGGGTAGTGCGGTTCTTCGGTCCTCGGACGACCCTGCTAGAACTGGAGAAGGAGAAGGAAGGTTAG
- a CDS encoding SLC13 family permease — protein sequence MELSIPVVVLFLVFGLIAVRQVGRFRLKIWQIMFGGALVVLLTLQISLPAALEAVDLDVMLFLLGMFIVGEALYRSGYLFFLGQRIFRHARSVDHMVLLLLFCVGLLSAFLMNDTLAIIGTPLVLHYASKQRVSPKLLLLALAFAVTTGSAMSPIGNPQNLLIALNGGITDPFVAFFSRLLLPTIINLLLAYVLLRLFYREEFHPRTLEFDGEVIKDVKLANLCKVSLVIVAILVAVKIALVAVRPDIDFRLTYIALAAAAPIVLGSSRRTEIVKGIDWPTLVFFASMFVLMASVWETGFFQELLGGAHSLTSLPMVLGVSVVLSQFISNVPFVALYMPLLAQAGGGPTEMVALAAGSTIAGNLLILGAASNVIIIQNAEKEGETLTFWEFARVGIPLTILNCLTFLLLLQF from the coding sequence ATGGAGCTCAGCATACCGGTCGTCGTCCTGTTCCTGGTGTTCGGCCTCATCGCCGTCAGGCAGGTAGGCCGGTTCCGCCTTAAGATATGGCAAATCATGTTCGGTGGGGCCCTCGTCGTCCTTCTGACGCTCCAGATCTCGCTGCCCGCTGCGCTGGAGGCGGTCGACCTCGACGTCATGCTCTTCCTGCTGGGCATGTTCATCGTGGGCGAGGCCCTGTACCGCAGCGGATACCTGTTCTTCCTGGGGCAGAGGATATTTCGCCATGCCCGAAGCGTGGACCACATGGTCCTCCTGCTGCTATTCTGCGTCGGCCTGCTATCGGCGTTCCTCATGAACGACACTCTGGCCATCATCGGCACCCCGCTGGTGCTGCACTATGCGAGCAAGCAGAGAGTCTCGCCGAAACTCCTCCTGCTGGCCCTGGCCTTCGCGGTGACCACCGGCAGCGCGATGAGCCCCATAGGCAATCCACAGAACCTGCTCATAGCGTTGAACGGTGGGATCACCGATCCGTTCGTGGCGTTCTTCTCCCGGCTGCTCCTTCCCACGATCATCAACCTCCTGTTGGCTTATGTCCTCCTGCGGCTGTTCTACCGCGAAGAGTTCCACCCCCGCACCCTGGAGTTCGACGGGGAGGTCATAAAGGACGTGAAGCTGGCGAACCTGTGTAAGGTGAGCCTGGTGATCGTCGCCATCCTGGTAGCGGTGAAGATCGCCCTCGTCGCCGTCCGGCCGGATATCGATTTTCGCCTCACCTACATCGCCTTGGCCGCGGCCGCTCCCATAGTCCTCGGCTCCTCGAGGCGGACAGAGATCGTAAAAGGCATCGATTGGCCCACGCTGGTCTTCTTCGCCTCGATGTTCGTGCTCATGGCCTCGGTATGGGAAACCGGCTTCTTCCAGGAACTCCTGGGCGGAGCTCATTCGCTGACCTCGTTGCCCATGGTCCTGGGGGTCAGCGTCGTTCTGAGCCAGTTCATCTCCAACGTGCCCTTCGTAGCGCTATACATGCCGCTGCTGGCCCAGGCCGGCGGGGGGCCGACAGAAATGGTCGCCCTGGCCGCGGGGAGCACAATCGCCGGGAACCTGCTCATCCTCGGGGCGGCCAGCAACGTCATCATCATCCAGAACGCGGAGAAGGAGGGCGAAACGCTGACCTTCTGGGAGTTCGCCCGGGTGGGCATCCCTCTGACGATCCTGAATTGCCTAACCTTCCTTCTCCTTCTCCAGTTCTAG
- a CDS encoding DUF367 family protein encodes MAVRLYVYDEDQCDPKKCTGKKLVRFHLAQEIASLKRIPYGAVALTPYSQKAISREDRGAAEKHGLLVMDMSWNQIETFPKLRNDVRQRSLPYMLAANPVNWGKPCKLSSVEALAASLYIMGFKDQALEALSKFSWGEQFIKLNQEPLDRYSEVETSGEVVRIQMEYVPPERGE; translated from the coding sequence ATGGCCGTGCGCCTCTATGTCTATGACGAGGACCAGTGCGATCCCAAGAAATGCACCGGGAAGAAGCTGGTGAGGTTCCACCTAGCGCAGGAGATCGCCTCCCTGAAGCGCATACCCTATGGGGCGGTGGCCCTCACCCCCTATTCGCAGAAGGCGATCTCCAGGGAGGACCGGGGGGCCGCGGAGAAGCATGGATTGCTGGTCATGGACATGTCCTGGAACCAGATAGAGACCTTTCCCAAGCTGAGGAACGATGTGCGGCAACGCTCGCTCCCCTACATGCTGGCGGCCAACCCTGTCAACTGGGGCAAACCATGCAAGCTGTCGAGCGTTGAAGCGCTGGCCGCGTCGCTTTACATCATGGGGTTCAAGGACCAGGCGCTCGAGGCGCTGTCCAAGTTCAGTTGGGGCGAGCAGTTCATCAAGCTCAACCAGGAACCGTTGGATCGGTACTCCGAGGTGGAGACCAGTGGCGAGGTCGTGCGTATCCAGATGGAATACGTGCCGCCGGAACGCGGGGAGTGA
- a CDS encoding LAGLIDADG family homing endonuclease, with translation MAGQEDEGYDTVMNGATGEEPRDEKLRPGVDVSVISKWEAFFQGTEYMQKVREVADLYPEVRSVNVQYDDLDRFDADLAAGLLEHPDLYLLAGKQAIKNLMHQDMRRAGVNLRILALPRDSRVEIRELRAKHVGKLVSVEGLVRKATEVRPKITDALFQCLRCGHVIREAQEGLFFKEPMECYKEQDGCGRSAGSTKFKLLTEESRFVDTQKVEVQESPEGLRGGAQPERLTGYLEDDAAGSVAPGDRITLNGILRSVQKGQPAKSTLFDINLDIIAAESQRHEYEEIQISEEDEKQIIEVAHSPDVFKKIVASISPTIYGYDVEKESLALQLFGGVPKKLDDGTRIRGDIHILLIGDPGVAKCCVGDTDIGMPDGSTRKIRDVVEDILAKSEAEKIDDGVTAAADLDVLTFSMRGRMEGGRCVRVWKRTAPEKMLRITTEKGRTLIVTPTHPLFVQNGPRIRPVEACCLNVGRPIAVSTGLFKQWNADNFGFDCGFDLDPIASKEEIFPPEEWVYDLEVEHSHNYIANGIVSHNSQMLRYMSRLAPRGIYASGKSSSAAGLCVAPDTCIEVDGDEVPIGEFVEKRMSAPVEARPGQWRDAVTEVSNVATVSDRRQVLKTVETVWRIKTPPFLVEIRESSGRRLTLTPETKLWCMPESSHDGWREASEVEIGEKVLVRDASTGNFRWSTVEEVREVTDSLPSHVYDLTVSGTHSFVANGFVVHNTAAAVKDDFGEGRWTLEAGALVLADKGAACVDEMDKMTDQDRSSMHEAMESQCYDEQTEILTSNGWKYFKDVEKDDLVASLSSEGELVFVQPTQYVDAEYEGEMYYIEGRQVNLAVTPNHNMYVSINKRADEWHPFRLQRMDGLPIGKKMKFRRNATWNGEEKEMFDLPRVEKYGNQARVPRISSKQFEMDDWLEFLGYFISEGSVQKANGIPHRVHITQTKDPNKVEKIGKCIERLGYKASYDGHNFAISDKQLANYLAPLGKCHEKYIPREYLQLSSRQLLILFEALMLGDGYHRKTTGHREYGTSSKKLADGVQELALKIGISANIKVVLPGRYSSRLNGRKIEYAVPHYVVSLIDGYRRNMNEPMINTSPSRKNIFKVQYSGRIYCVEVPNHVLYVRRNGKPVWCGNTVSVAKAGITATLQCRCSLLGAANPKYGRFQEHQYIAEQINMPPALLSRFDLIFAMTDKPSADRDASITQHILRSHRRGQILKYEDPAAVQGVDAEKIMSDTTAMLPALDRDFFRKYVAYSKKINPILSDEAMAIISQYYLKIRKQGEGEGASVPITARQLEAFVRLSEASARARLSTLVEADDAQRAVRIVEYYLRRIAGEGDKLDFDIIATGTSHSQREQIGILKKLVSGLAKNAEFKKGVPAEEIYKSAMAEGITEDRAKTLLKRLAQNGEIYSPSPGHYRLASEG, from the coding sequence TTGGCGGGCCAGGAAGATGAAGGGTACGATACAGTGATGAACGGCGCGACCGGCGAGGAGCCCAGGGACGAAAAGCTCCGCCCGGGAGTGGACGTTAGCGTGATCTCCAAGTGGGAGGCGTTCTTCCAGGGTACCGAGTACATGCAGAAGGTCCGCGAGGTCGCCGACCTGTACCCAGAGGTTCGCAGCGTCAACGTCCAGTACGACGACCTGGATCGCTTCGATGCCGACCTGGCCGCCGGCCTGCTGGAACATCCTGACCTGTACCTGCTGGCAGGGAAGCAGGCAATAAAGAACCTCATGCATCAGGACATGCGCCGGGCGGGCGTGAACCTGCGCATCCTCGCCCTGCCCCGGGATTCCCGGGTGGAGATCAGGGAATTGAGGGCCAAGCACGTAGGAAAGCTTGTCTCCGTCGAAGGCCTGGTCCGCAAGGCCACCGAGGTGCGACCGAAGATCACCGACGCGCTGTTTCAATGCCTGCGCTGCGGGCACGTGATCCGGGAGGCCCAGGAGGGCCTGTTCTTCAAGGAGCCAATGGAGTGCTACAAGGAGCAGGACGGGTGCGGACGATCGGCGGGAAGCACAAAGTTCAAGCTCCTCACCGAGGAGTCGCGCTTCGTCGACACACAGAAGGTCGAGGTCCAGGAGAGCCCGGAGGGCCTGCGGGGAGGCGCTCAGCCGGAGAGGCTTACTGGCTACCTGGAGGACGACGCCGCCGGCTCGGTGGCCCCCGGGGACCGCATCACCCTGAACGGCATTCTACGGTCGGTTCAGAAGGGCCAGCCCGCCAAGTCCACATTGTTCGACATCAACCTGGACATCATCGCCGCGGAGTCCCAGAGGCACGAGTACGAGGAGATCCAGATATCCGAGGAGGACGAGAAGCAGATCATCGAGGTGGCCCACTCCCCCGACGTGTTCAAGAAGATCGTGGCTTCGATATCGCCGACCATCTACGGCTATGACGTAGAGAAGGAATCGCTCGCCCTGCAGCTATTCGGAGGGGTGCCGAAGAAGCTGGACGACGGGACGCGCATCAGGGGGGATATCCATATCCTGCTGATTGGTGACCCCGGTGTCGCCAAGTGCTGCGTCGGGGACACCGACATAGGCATGCCTGACGGCTCGACGCGGAAGATCCGGGACGTCGTCGAAGACATCCTTGCGAAGAGCGAGGCGGAGAAGATCGACGACGGTGTCACCGCCGCCGCGGACCTCGATGTGCTAACGTTCTCGATGCGCGGCCGCATGGAGGGCGGGAGATGCGTCCGGGTGTGGAAGCGAACCGCTCCGGAGAAGATGCTGCGCATCACCACGGAGAAGGGCCGCACCCTCATCGTAACGCCGACCCACCCGCTGTTCGTCCAGAACGGTCCCCGCATCCGGCCAGTGGAAGCGTGCTGCCTCAACGTCGGCCGCCCCATCGCCGTCTCAACGGGACTGTTCAAGCAGTGGAATGCCGATAACTTCGGCTTCGACTGCGGGTTCGACCTCGACCCCATCGCCTCCAAAGAGGAGATTTTTCCGCCAGAGGAATGGGTGTACGACCTGGAGGTCGAGCACTCCCACAACTACATCGCCAACGGCATCGTGTCGCATAATAGCCAGATGCTGCGATACATGTCCCGCCTGGCCCCGCGTGGCATATATGCGTCCGGCAAGTCATCGTCCGCGGCCGGCCTGTGCGTGGCTCCGGATACGTGCATAGAGGTCGACGGCGACGAGGTACCCATCGGTGAGTTCGTCGAGAAAAGAATGAGCGCCCCGGTGGAGGCACGACCGGGGCAGTGGCGCGATGCGGTGACCGAGGTAAGTAACGTCGCCACCGTGTCCGACCGTCGCCAGGTCCTCAAGACGGTGGAAACGGTTTGGCGCATAAAGACCCCTCCATTTCTTGTGGAGATTAGAGAATCCTCAGGAAGGCGTCTGACGCTGACTCCGGAAACTAAGTTATGGTGCATGCCAGAGTCCTCCCACGATGGGTGGAGGGAAGCCTCTGAGGTCGAAATAGGCGAGAAGGTCCTGGTTCGTGATGCCTCCACCGGCAATTTCCGATGGAGCACCGTCGAGGAGGTCAGGGAAGTCACCGACTCGCTCCCTTCGCACGTGTACGATCTCACCGTCAGCGGAACGCACAGCTTCGTGGCCAACGGGTTCGTGGTGCACAACACTGCCGCCGCGGTCAAGGACGACTTCGGCGAGGGCCGGTGGACGCTGGAGGCCGGGGCGCTGGTCCTCGCCGATAAAGGAGCTGCATGCGTCGACGAAATGGACAAGATGACCGACCAGGACCGCTCCAGCATGCATGAGGCTATGGAATCGCAATGTTATGATGAACAAACAGAGATATTGACAAGCAATGGATGGAAATATTTCAAGGATGTCGAGAAGGATGACCTGGTAGCTTCACTCTCCTCGGAGGGGGAGCTTGTCTTTGTTCAACCTACTCAGTATGTAGATGCTGAGTACGAGGGCGAGATGTACTATATTGAAGGGAGACAGGTCAATCTGGCCGTCACTCCCAATCATAACATGTATGTCTCTATTAACAAGCGTGCCGATGAATGGCATCCTTTCAGGCTTCAGAGGATGGACGGCCTTCCCATTGGTAAGAAGATGAAGTTCAGAAGGAATGCCACATGGAACGGCGAAGAGAAAGAGATGTTTGACCTACCACGGGTTGAGAAGTATGGGAACCAAGCAAGGGTTCCTCGCATCTCTAGCAAGCAATTCGAGATGGATGATTGGTTGGAGTTCCTTGGCTATTTCATTTCTGAAGGAAGTGTCCAGAAGGCCAACGGCATTCCTCATCGTGTTCATATCACACAGACCAAGGACCCCAACAAGGTGGAGAAGATCGGCAAATGCATCGAGAGGCTTGGCTATAAGGCAAGCTATGACGGCCACAACTTCGCTATCTCGGACAAGCAGCTTGCCAATTATCTAGCACCTCTGGGCAAGTGCCACGAAAAGTACATCCCAAGGGAGTACCTCCAGCTATCTTCCAGGCAATTGCTGATTCTGTTCGAAGCCCTGATGCTTGGAGACGGCTATCATCGAAAAACCACCGGTCATCGCGAATATGGGACATCATCGAAGAAGCTAGCAGATGGCGTCCAAGAGCTAGCTCTCAAGATCGGAATTTCCGCCAATATTAAAGTGGTCCTGCCTGGACGATACTCAAGCAGGCTTAATGGTCGAAAGATCGAATATGCTGTCCCTCACTATGTGGTGTCGCTTATTGACGGGTACCGTCGAAACATGAATGAGCCAATGATCAACACCTCACCAAGCCGCAAGAATATTTTTAAGGTCCAGTACTCTGGAAGGATATACTGCGTCGAGGTCCCCAACCATGTTCTCTACGTCCGTCGCAATGGCAAACCCGTGTGGTGCGGCAACACCGTTTCGGTGGCCAAGGCCGGCATCACAGCGACCTTACAGTGCCGATGCTCCCTTCTGGGGGCCGCGAACCCCAAGTACGGTCGGTTCCAGGAGCATCAGTATATCGCCGAGCAGATCAATATGCCCCCGGCGCTGCTCTCGAGGTTTGACCTCATCTTCGCCATGACCGACAAGCCATCCGCGGACCGTGATGCCAGCATCACTCAGCACATCCTGAGATCGCACCGCAGGGGTCAGATACTCAAGTATGAGGACCCGGCCGCGGTCCAAGGCGTCGATGCGGAGAAGATCATGAGCGATACGACGGCCATGCTGCCAGCGCTGGACCGCGACTTCTTCCGCAAGTACGTCGCGTATTCTAAAAAGATAAATCCTATCTTATCCGATGAGGCCATGGCCATCATCTCACAGTACTACCTGAAGATCAGGAAGCAGGGCGAGGGAGAGGGCGCCTCGGTGCCCATCACCGCCCGTCAGCTGGAAGCGTTCGTTCGCTTGTCCGAGGCGAGCGCCCGGGCCCGTCTATCCACGCTGGTGGAGGCGGATGACGCCCAGCGCGCCGTGCGCATCGTCGAGTACTACCTCCGCCGCATCGCCGGAGAAGGGGACAAGCTGGACTTCGACATAATCGCCACCGGAACATCCCACTCTCAGCGGGAGCAGATCGGCATCCTGAAGAAGCTCGTGTCCGGGCTGGCGAAGAACGCGGAGTTCAAGAAGGGCGTGCCGGCCGAGGAGATCTACAAGTCGGCCATGGCCGAGGGCATCACGGAAGACCGGGCCAAGACGCTGCTCAAGCGCCTGGCCCAGAACGGAGAGATATATTCACCGTCGCCGGGCCACTACCGCCTGGCATCGGAGGGATGA
- a CDS encoding DUF424 family protein, whose amino-acid sequence MITLHMHRHGKEFCLAAADKDLLGNTYREEGIKLEVCREFYEGEDASEEMLLNRLSMCTVANLVGEETINVALRHGYVHEDCILRIAGVPHAQLAKM is encoded by the coding sequence ATGATCACGCTACACATGCACCGCCACGGCAAGGAGTTCTGCCTGGCCGCGGCAGACAAGGACCTCCTGGGAAACACGTACCGGGAGGAGGGCATCAAGCTGGAGGTGTGCCGGGAGTTCTATGAGGGCGAGGATGCCAGCGAGGAAATGCTCCTGAACCGCCTATCGATGTGCACCGTCGCCAACCTGGTGGGAGAGGAAACCATCAACGTGGCGCTCCGCCACGGTTACGTGCACGAGGACTGCATCCTAAGGATCGCTGGGGTCCCCCATGCCCAGCTGGCGAAGATGTAG